From a region of the Thermus caldifontis genome:
- the glmU gene encoding bifunctional UDP-N-acetylglucosamine diphosphorylase/glucosamine-1-phosphate N-acetyltransferase GlmU, which yields MHAHVILAAGQGTRMKSRLPKVLHPLLGKPMLAYGVDTALALAPEKLVVVVGHGAEQVVEALKGYPVEVAVQGEQLGTAHALLQAEAFLRGFPGPILVTQGDTPLLRPETLRALLERVEEGAGMALLTVELEDPTGYGRILRQGEEVLGNVEEKDATPEVKAIREVNAGAYAFDGLLFQALKEVGNENAAREYYLPDLIGIYRKKGRRVVAVKGVAEEALGVNTREELARVEGVLLHALRREWMRRGVRMILPESIYLEASVELAPDVTLWPGVVLKGKTRIGEGAEVGPYAILEDTLLEPGARVQAHTVAQGAVIGSGADAGPFARLRPGAVLKEGVHVGNFVEVKNSLLHPGVKAGHLAYLGDAEVGEGTNIGAGVITANYDGKRKHKTFIGKGAFIGSNSVLVAPVRVGDGAMVGAGSVVTHDVPEDALAIARERQRNLLGYARKKREEG from the coding sequence ATGCACGCCCATGTGATCCTGGCCGCGGGGCAGGGGACCCGCATGAAGTCCCGCCTGCCCAAGGTGCTCCATCCCCTTTTGGGCAAGCCCATGCTGGCCTATGGGGTAGACACGGCCTTGGCCTTGGCTCCGGAGAAGCTGGTGGTGGTGGTGGGCCATGGGGCCGAACAGGTGGTGGAGGCCTTAAAGGGCTATCCGGTGGAGGTGGCGGTGCAAGGGGAGCAGCTGGGTACCGCCCACGCCCTCTTGCAGGCGGAAGCCTTCTTGAGGGGATTCCCTGGGCCCATTTTGGTCACCCAGGGGGATACCCCCCTTCTGCGCCCGGAAACCCTTAGGGCTCTTCTGGAGAGGGTAGAGGAGGGGGCGGGGATGGCCCTCCTCACCGTGGAGCTAGAAGACCCCACCGGCTATGGCCGCATCCTGCGCCAAGGGGAGGAGGTCTTGGGCAACGTGGAGGAGAAGGACGCTACCCCGGAGGTGAAGGCCATCAGGGAGGTGAACGCCGGAGCCTACGCCTTTGACGGCCTCCTCTTCCAGGCCCTTAAGGAGGTGGGGAACGAAAACGCCGCCCGGGAGTACTACCTGCCCGATCTTATCGGCATCTACCGGAAAAAGGGGCGGAGGGTGGTGGCGGTAAAGGGGGTGGCGGAGGAGGCCCTGGGGGTGAACACCAGGGAGGAACTGGCCCGGGTGGAAGGGGTACTCCTGCACGCCTTGCGCCGGGAGTGGATGCGAAGGGGGGTGCGGATGATCCTGCCCGAGAGCATCTACCTGGAGGCCAGCGTGGAACTGGCCCCCGATGTGACCCTTTGGCCGGGGGTGGTGCTTAAGGGTAAGACCCGGATCGGCGAGGGGGCGGAGGTGGGGCCCTATGCCATTCTGGAAGACACCCTCTTGGAACCCGGGGCCCGGGTCCAGGCCCACACCGTGGCCCAGGGGGCGGTGATCGGCAGCGGGGCCGACGCTGGGCCCTTTGCCCGGCTACGCCCGGGGGCGGTCCTTAAGGAAGGGGTCCACGTGGGCAACTTCGTGGAGGTGAAGAATAGCCTCCTCCACCCCGGGGTCAAGGCGGGGCACCTGGCCTACCTGGGGGATGCTGAGGTGGGGGAGGGCACCAACATCGGGGCCGGGGTCATCACCGCCAACTACGACGGCAAGCGCAAGCACAAGACCTTCATCGGCAAAGGGGCCTTTATCGGATCCAATAGCGTCTTGGTGGCCCCGGTGCGGGTGGGGGATGGGGCCATGGTGGGGGCGGGAAGCGTGGTCACCCACGATGTGCCCGAGGATGCCTTGGCCATCGCCCGGGAGCGGCAGCGGAACCTATTGGGCTATGCCCGCAAGAAACGGGAGGAGGGCTGA